The following are encoded in a window of Phaseolus vulgaris cultivar G19833 chromosome 3, P. vulgaris v2.0, whole genome shotgun sequence genomic DNA:
- the LOC137808305 gene encoding uncharacterized protein, with translation MACLEMYNSEHKGRHHHHHCAPVSPRISFSNDFVDAQQATKQEHSSASRSEAPAVSSDFEFSVTNYSMMSADELFFKGRLLPFKDTKRATTTLREELLVHDDDDDEGYQDFSLRPPKGSSTRWKGFLGLRKSHLGSKKVDKSEGSSDTAVETRRAGLFNEGARLNVNSQELLNEGGSGRRDVEIGL, from the exons ATGGCATGCTTAGAGATGTACAACTCGGAGCACAAGGGTCGCCATCACCATCATCACTGCGCTCCAGTGAGTCCCAGAATTTCTTTCTCGAACGACTTTGTGGATGCTCAGCAAGCCACAAAGCAGGAACACAGCAGCGCCAGCAGATCAGAGGCTCCTGCAGTGTCCTCAGACTTCGAGTTTTCTGTGACCAACTACTCAATGATGAGTGCTGATGAGCTTTTTTTCAAAGGAAGGTTGTTGCCCTTCAAGGATACCAAGAGGGCCACCACCACTCTCAGGGAAGAGCTCCTTGTGCATGATGACGACGACGATGAGGGGTACCAAGACTTCTCTCTCAGGCCTCCCAAAGGCTCCTCCACTAGGTGGAAAGGCTTTCTGGGTCTTAGAAAAAGTCACCTTGGATCCAAGAAGGTTGACAAGAGTGAAGGCTCCTCTGACACAGCTGTTGAAACAAGAAGAGCTGGTTTGTTCAATGAAGGAGCTAGGCTTAATGTGAATTCACAG GAGTTGTTGAATGAAGGAGGATCAGGTCGTAGGGATGTTGAGATTGGGTTATAG
- the LOC137805680 gene encoding uncharacterized protein, producing MDILKRLQINIPFTEALEQMPTYAKFMKELLTKKRKFNDQEIVELEAGCSAIIQKSLPQKSIDPTLLDLGASINLMPLSMLKKIGDVEVRPTRMTLQLADRSIKYPHGIVEDLLVKVDKFLFPVDFVVMDIEEDVEVPLILGRPFMKTAN from the exons ATGGATATTCTCAAAAGATTGCAAATTAACATTCCATTTACTGAAGCTTTAGAGCAGATGCCTACATATGCTAAATTCATGAAGGAATTATtgacaaagaaaagaaagttcaatgaCCAGGAAATAGTTGAATTGGAAGCTGGATGCAGTGctataattcaaaaatcattACCACAGAAATCCATAGATCCT ACATTATTGGATCTTGGAGCTAGTATTAATTTGATGCCTTTATCAATGCTAAAGAAAATTGGAGATGTAGAAGTGAGACCAACAAGAATGACTTTGCAGTTGGCTGATAGATCAATCAAATATCCACATGGAATAGTTGAAGATTTGTTGGTAAAGGTGGATAAATTTCTCTTTCCAGTAGATTTTGTTGTTATGGATATTGAAGAAGATGTTGAAGTACCTTTGATATTGGGAAGACCATTTATGAAAACTGCCAATTGA